The DNA sequence ATGATGGCCGGACCGGAGAGCGTGCCATCGACGGGGATTACCTCGCCGTCGTAGACGGGCACTGGCGCGGCGTCGGTCTCGCCTTCGAAGATGGCGTCGCGCGTCGCGACCTGTGCGTCTTCGAGCGGCGTTCCCTCGGGGATGTCGCCCGTGATGTCCGGCGGCGTGATGTGCCCGTGGGCGATGGACTCGATGTTGATGAGGTCGACCGGCGTCTCCGGCTCTGCGTAGGTGTACAGCTCCTCGTGGCGACGGTCGAAGGCGTCTCTGAGCGAGGCGAGCCACTCGTCTGTAATCTGTTCGGCTGGCATCGACACCTCACACTCTTTGATTTGGTTCTGATAGCGCATCTCGAAGACACGCTCCAGACGAATGTCGTCATCGTCAATGCCCTCAGACTGGAGCTGTGCGGTTGCGTCTGCTTCGAGTTGCGTAAACTGTGCTTCGAGGTTGGCTGGGTCGATGTCACCGATGGCCGAGGGGTAGGACGCGAGGTGGTTGTGCCGGTAGTTTGAGACGACCTCACCGTAGGCACAGAGCACGCTCGCCGTCTTCGGGACGAGCACGCGCTTGATGCCGAGTTCGTCTGCGAGTCCGGTCGCGTGGGCGGGGCCTGCGCCGCCGCCACACACCATCGTGAAGTCCCGTGGGTCGTGGCCCTTCTCGATGCTCACCTGCCGGATGCCCGCGACCATGCGCTTGTTGACGATTTCGAGGATGCCCGCGGCGGCCGTTTCCACGTCTAACTGCGAATCATCTGCGATGTGGTCTGCGATGGCCTTCCGAGAGGCGTCGGCGTCGATCTGCATTCGCCCGCCGAGCAATTCGGTTTGGTTGAGATAGCCAAGGACGACGAGCGCGTCGGTGACGGCGGGCTTCGTGCCACCCCGGTCGTAACACGCCGGGCCGGGTTCTGCGCCCGCACTCTCCGGACCGACTTCAAGGACGCCGCGATTCAGCGCCGCAATCGAGCCGCCGCCCGCACCGATAGTCTCGACTTGGAGCATCGGGAGCCCCATCCGATAGCGCATGAGGTCGAAGTCCTTGCGAATCTCCGTCGCGCCGTCTTTGGTCAGGCTCACGTCGAAACTCGTCCCCCCCATGTCGATGGTGATGACGTCAGAGGAGCCAAACTGCTTGCCGAGGTGAAGCCCCGCCGCAGGCCCGCCCGCTGGCCCGGAGTTGATGGCGTAGGCCGGACGCTCGCGGAGCAGTTCGCTGCTCGCGATGCCGCCGTTCGCCTGGATGTAGCGAATCTGGCCGGTGAAGCCGTGGTCCTCAAGGTACTCGTCGACGCGTGCGACATACTGGTCGAGCGTTGGCTTCACGTAGGCGTTCACGACGGTCGTACTCGTTCGGGTGTACTCTCTGATTTGCGGGAGGACATCCACTGAAAGCGAGGTGTACACGTCGGGGAGTTCCTCTGCGAGAATCTCGCGCACCCGCTCTTCGTGAGCGGGGTTTTCGAACGACCAGACGAGCGAGACGGCGACGGCGTCTACGTCTTCCTCGCGGAAGTGTTCGATTGCCGCGTACACGTCGTCTTCGTTCAGCGGTTCGTGTTCCTCGCCGCCAGAGAGCATGCGCCCGCGGACGGGCATCCGGAGATGGCGTGGGACGAGCATTTCGGCCATCGGGTAGGCCGTGTCGTAGCGGTGGCCGTCCTCTTTGTGGCCGAGGCGGATTTCGAGCGAATCCTCGTGGCCCGCCGTACAGATGAGGCCGGTTTTCGCGCCGGTGTGCTCGATGAGCGCGTTGGTCGCAACGGTCGTCCCGTGGATGATGATGTTGATAGATTCGAGCAGCCCCGACACGTCGGTGTCGAGGTCGTCTGCAATCAGTTCGATGCCGTCCATCACCGCGCGCGAGGGGTCGTCGGGCGTCGAGGGCGTCTTGTAGACGTTCAGCGTGCCGTCGCCCGCGAGGACGAAGTCCGTGAACGTCCCGCCGCTGTCGATACCGAGTCGGTACATCAGTTCTCACCCTCCGCGCTCGCGCGCAGCGTTGCTGTCTTTTCCATATCAATCGTCCCGTCGTCGTTCACCGCGACGCCGTACTCTTCGGTCGCACCGAGTGGCGTGACAATCCCGTTTCGCAGGTCTTCTTCCACCATCTCGACTGGACGGGTCTTCGGGTCGCCCACACCCCCGCCGCCGGGGTTGTAGTTGATTGCACGCTCGCCCGGGGAAACTTCGATGATGGTGTTCTCACGATACTCGTCTACGTCGCCGTCGGCGTGCAGATGCTCAACCCGCCCGAGTTTCGGCTCGGTGAGCGTGTTGTAGGAACCGAGTGCGTTCGGCGTCTCGTTTTTCCGCCCCTCGCCCCACATGATGACCTGCATCTCGTGGTCGCGGGGTTCGACCTCCCAGATGGTGCCACAGCCGCCGCGGTGGTGGCCCGCACCGCCACTGTCCGGTCGAAGCGCGTATTGGTGGAGGATGAACGGGTACATGTGCTCCATAATCTCGACGTCACCGCTCGACAGCGCGCCGAAACAACAGAGCGGCCCGCGCGAGTGCCAGCCGTCGTCGTCGTTCGATGCGCCCGCACCGCTGATAATCGACGCGAGCACCATCGTCGTGTACGGTTTTCCGCTGTCGGGTTTCGTGCCCGCAATGTTCACGCCGCTCGTGTGACCCCACGAAGCAACTGCTCGGTCAGGAACCGCATGTTCGAGCGCGGTACGGACGGCGTCGGTGATGGTCTCACTCGGCGTCGTCGTACAGTTGACGTGCGGGGCCGGTGACTGCGCGTTCGTCATCGTACCCGGTTCGCCCACGTCCGCGGTGATGGGTCGGTAGAGCCCCTCGTTGTACGGTGGGTCGAGTTGCATGAACATCATGAATCCGAGGTAGATGCCGCTGACCGAGTTCGCCTCATACGAGTTGATGTAGTATGGTAGCTGTGGTGGCGATTCGAGTTCGACGTGGGCTTCGTCGCCGTCGATGGTGACGTGCGCCGTGATGTCTATTTCGCCAAGACCGTGGCCCGAGTCTTCGAGCGGCACCGTCCCGGTGTAGGTGCCGTCAGGAATCGTCATCATCTCTTCGCGCATCTGTTCTTCGGCGCGGTCGAGTAGCTGGTCGAAGCAGGCGTTTACGGTGTCTGCGCCGTAGCGCTCGACGAGTTGGACGAGGTGGCGTTCACCGATTTGCACCGCACCGAGTTGGGCGTTCAGGTCGCCCTTCCAGTCTTCTGACGACCGCACGTTTGCAAGCAGTAAGTCGCGCACGTCAGTTCTGAGTTCGCCACCGTCCCAAAGCTTGATGGGCGGAATCCGGAGGCCTTCTGCGTAAATTTCGGTCGCCTCGGGATTGTAGCCACTCGGAACTGGCCCGCCGATGTCCGTGACGTGGCCCTTCGAGACGGTCCAGTACATGAGTTCGTCGTCTACGAACACCGGCTTGTACATACAGCAGTCGAGGATGTGACTCCCCTTGTACGCCGGGTCATTGTGGTACATCACGTCGCCGGGTTTCACGTCGTCTTTGAAGCGCTCGATTATCGCCTTCGTCGCGGGCATCAGACTGCCGAGGTGAATCGGGATGTCTTGACCCTGAATGAGCATTTGGCCCTCCGCGTCGAACAGCGCATTCGAGTAGTCGCGGGCGATGTTGAGCACGCTCGACCGGGCGGTGTGCATCATCGTCGTTGTCATTTCCCGCTGGGCCGTCTCCAGTGCGCCCTGGACGACCGAGAGGGTAATGGGATCGATCTCTCTTTGTATCACAGTTAATGACTCGCATACTCCTAAATAGGTTTAGCGGCGCACGCGACCCAAAAGCAGTGTATCGATTAGTCGCCGTGTTGGTACAACTCGCCGTAGCCTTTGATGAGTTTCGGCTCGGGCGGTTTGTAGGTCATGACCTTGCTCGTGGACTTGCCGAGTTGCACGAGCGACTCTGCGAGCACGGCGGCCGCGCCGACGCTATCGACCACGGGAACCGGAAGTTCGGCTTCGAGCGCCTCGTCTAGGCCACCCATCCCGGCACAGCCGAGGCAGATGGCTTCTGCGCCGTCTTCTTCGATTGCCTGCCAGCTCACTTCGAGGAGGCCTTCAACGGTCGCCTCGCGCGCCGTCTCGGTCTCGATGACGGTGAGGTCGGTACACCGGACGGAGGCACACTGCGATTCGAGGCCGGTCTTTTTGACGGCGGCTTCGATGAAGTGTTTCGCCCGCGGAAGGATGGTCGCCACCGAGAACGTCGCACCGAGCATGTTCGCGACGTACATGGAAGCTTCTGCAATGCCGACGACCGGCTTTTCGGTCACTTCTCTGCAGGCTTCGATGCCGGGGTCGCCCCAGCAAGCGACGATGAACGCGTCGAACTCTTCATCCGTGTCGTTCAGAATTTCTTCGACAAGTCCGGGCACAGCGAGGTAGTCGTCGTAGTACGATTCGATGCTCACTGGCCCGCGCTCGGGCGAGACGGCGACGACTTCGGTTGTGTCTGCAGTGTAGCGGTTTGCGACCCGACCGATGTTCTCGGTCATTTCGAGGGTTGTGTTCGGATTGATTGCTTTGATTTTCATGTGCTTGCCAGTCACGGGCGGTTGCCCATGCGCTGTGTTGACAATTGAGCCAAGAGCAATAAATCGTTCGTGCGCTGCGTTACTCGTCTTCGAGGTCTGCTGGCTGAGTGCCGATGCCGTCTGGCCAGCCCGTCGGCTTCGCGGCGCTTGGCTGTGCGTACTCGCGTTTGAGCACCATCGGCGTGCGTTCGAGTGAAAGGACGAGGTCGCCGTCCTGATTGTAGGCGCGAAGTTCGACGGTGACCATGCCGACGTGGTCGCGCGATTTGCTCTCGCGTTTTTTGAGCACTTCGCTCTCTGCGAACAGGGTATCGCCGTGGTACACCGGGCCGTGATGCCGGATGTCGTCGTAACCGAGGTTCGCCGTCGCGTTCGCGGAGATGTCGATGACGCTCATGCCCACCGCGAGTGCGATGACGAACGTGCCGTCTACGAGAATCTCGCCGAACTCGGTCTGTGAGGCGTACGCCTCGTTGAAGTGCATCGGGTTCAGGTTCATCGTGATGTTCGTGAACCAGATGTTGTCCGTCTCCGTTACTGTGCGGCCGTAGGGGTGTTTGTAGATGTCGCCAACTTCGAAATCTTCGTAATACCGTCCCTGCCATCCAGCTACCAGTCGCCGTGCGTGTGCGCTGTCCTCTGTCATCTGTGTCACTCCTACCCACGCTGGCCTGCTATAGGAGGTTTTCCATCGTGACAGTGCTTAGCCCGTCCAGTCGAATGCCGTTTCGGTGTCGAGCGGAATATGGCCGCCGTCGGCCGTCGCCTGCGTGAGATACTCACGGAGTGCGTCGCGGTAGTCGGGATGTGCGCAGTTTTCGATGAGTGCTGCTGCGCGTTCGCGCGGCGAGAGCCCGCGCAGGTCAGCCACGCCCTGTTCTGTTACGATGACAGAGAGGTCGTGTTCGGTGTGGTCGACGTGAGGGACGGCGGGGACGATTCTCGAAATTGCGCCGTCTTTCGCCGTCGAGGAAAGGGCGATGACCGCGAGCGTGCTGTTGCGGCTGAAGTCGCCGCTACCGCCGATACCGTTTATCATGTGTCGGCCACCGAGGTGCGTCGAGTTTGCGTTGCCGAAGATATCGACTTCAAGCGCGCTGTTGACGCCGATGACGCCAAAGCGGTCGATGAGCGTCGGGCTGTTCGAGATATCTGCATTTCTGACGATGACCGACTTCGCGTACCGGTCGATGTCCTCGAACAGCCGTTTCTGGCCGTCGGCACTCAGTGCGAGCGACGCGGCGCTCGCAGAAGCGAGGCTGTCTTCGTCGATCATGTCGAGCAGGCCGTCTTGAATGACCTCACCGAAATACGAGACGGTACGCTCACCGAAATCGAAGCTCTTGAACGACGCCATGAGTGCATTACCGAGACTCCCCACGCCGAACTGCAGATTTACGTCGGATTCGTACAGGGGATTCACTTCGATTTCGGTTTCGAGGAATCCGGCCAGATTCGCGGCGATGTCGCGATCTACGTCGTTTGGCGCGCGAAACTGGTAGGGTTTGTCCGGGCGGTCTGTCTCAACAACGAAGTCGAGTTTTCCCGGGTCGAACGAAATCTTCGCCGCACCGATTCGGTCGCCGGGGCCGTCAATCGGGATGGGTTCGCGGTTCGGGGGCAACTCTCGTTCGTACACATCGTGAAGCGCTGCCAGAGAGAGGGGCTGGGCGTGGTTGAGTTCGACGATGAGTTTCTTCGCACTGCGAACGTAAGAGAGCGTGTGGCCGATGGAGGTGGTCGGAATGAACCAGTCTTCACCCACAGCGACGGCTTCGACGATGGCGACGTCCGGGTCGCCAAAGTGCCCTAACAACACCTCATCCCCGAGTTTGGAGATGTGTCGGTCGTGAAAGGCAATTGTTCCGTCGTTGACTGCGGCGCGAGCACTTGCGGTCGCCTGATACGGAAACCGGCGGGCAATCGCGCCCGCCTCCACGAGGGCGGTGTCGATTTCGTCACCCACACTCCCCCCACTGATCAGGGTGAGTGAGAGATCACGGCTGCTCTCTGCAAGGGCGAGGGGGACCGCTTTCGGATACCCAGCGCGGCCAAACCCACTCACAACGACCGTGGCGTCATCGCCGATACTCGCCGCCGCCTCCGCAGGCGACCCGCTCGGTAGCTGTCCCGTCTTGCGTTGTAGATTGCGTGTCATTAGTGTCTCTCTGTCGCGGCGGTGGGCGGACGAGTTTAGCCACTGTTCGCCACTCGGCCGTGCGATTGTTATGCATAGTCAGTGCGAATAGGGGTTAAGCGTTTGTGTCGAGCCAGATTCTACGCAACCCTCGGGGCAAGGTAGCAAAGGGCATAGATTTATTGATGCCCACACAAAGCAACGTCCGATGGTGGACATTCCGACCGATACGGTCGAGTTATCGGAGCAACAGCGATTGGTACGAGACAGCATACGCGACATCTGCAGCGAGTTCGACGACGAGTACTGGCGTGCAAAAGACGCGAACAACGAGTACCCACAGGCGTTCGTCGACGAGCTAGCTGCGGGCGGTTGGTTCGGCATTCTCATCCCCGAGGAGTACGGCGGCGTCGGGATGGGGACACCGGAAACCGTGGTTATGATGGAGGAGATTGCCGCGAGCGGCGGCGGATTTGCCGCAGCACAGGCCATCCACGGCGGTATTTACAACAGCGTCCCGCTCGTGAAATACGGCAGCGAGGCGATGAAAACCGACCTCTTACCCAAAGTCGCCGCGGGTGAGAAGGCCATTCAATCACTCGGGTTGACGGAGCCAAACGCTGGGTCTGATTCGACCTCTATCGAGACGACGGCCGAAAAAAAGGGAGACGAGTACGTCATCAACGGCCAGAAAATCTGGATTTCTCGCGTCGATGCGAGCGACTACCTCGTCGTCGTCGCCCGGACGACGCCGAAAGCCGAGGTTGAAAAACGCACACGCGGCATCTCGCTGTTTCTTGTCGACATCGCGGAGGCAAAAGCAGCGGGGCAGTTAGAGATGAAAGAAATCGACAAAACTGCGAGCAACGCCGTCCACGCTTTCGAACTCTGGTTCGAGGGGCTTCGCGTTCCGGCGGAGAACCTCATCGGGGAGGAAGACAAGGGCTTCTATCACCTTTTAGACGGCTTGAACGAAGAGCGGCTGGTCATCGCCGCAGAGTGTCTCGGGCTTGGCGAGCTCGCAATCGACCGCGGCGTTTCCTACGCTCGCGAACGTGTGGTGTTCGACCGGCCAATCGGCTCGAATCAAGCGATTCAACACCCGCTCGCAGAAGCCTACGCGCGCGTCCAGGCGGCCAAACAGTTGACCTACAGCGCCGCAAACATCGCGGAGAAGGCCTCGGGCCGAGAAATCGGTGCACAGGCGAACATGGCGAAGTTCCTCGCCGCAGATGCCGCATTCGAGGCCGCCGACGCGGCGGTACAGTGTCACGGCGGCTTTGGCGTCGCCCGCGAGTACAACGTCGAACGCTACTTCCGGGAAGCCAGACTGACCCGCCTCGTCCCGATTACCCAAGAACTCGTCCTCAACTATGTTGGGACGAAAGTGCTCGGGTTGCCACGTTCGTACTGAGTTCAACATTTGCGTCGCATCGAACACCGACAGGCAAGAGTGTTCAGCGGTGCCGAACAGACCGCTGTCTGATGTGGGCCCACACTATGTACGAACAGCATCCTCAGTTCCGATGTAGAATGGTGGTACCGTTCTATCAATCTCAATATTTGCGGAATTTGTTCGAAAAAATCGGGAATATGCATAGCGTTATCCACCCACATTCCGTTCAGTACTGCCGAACACGAAGGTAGGCGATTTGGTGCAGCCAGCGTGTTAATTTGGCACAGTCAGGGCGGAAACCTTTTGTCCATGTGTGGTATGGTTTTCCATATATATGCCCAAAACGCCCACTACAACCGATAACATCAAATCGGTAGAAACGGCGTTCGCCATCATGGAACTGCTCGCAGAGAGCCAACAGACCGGGGTGACCGACATCGCCACGGAGCTTGAGCTCGCAAAGAGCACCGTCCACAACCATCTCACTACCCTGAAGAATCTCGACTACGTCGTCCGTGAGGGGGAGAAATACCGGCTGAGCTGGCGTTTTCTCAAGCTAGGCGAGGAGATTCGGGACAACCACCCGAAGTATCGACTGTTTCAACGGCACACCGAGAATCTTGCGTCACACTTTGAAGAGCGCGCTCAGTTCATTGTCGAGGAAAACGGCAAGGGTGTCTACCTGTTTCGTGAGACGGGAACGCACGCGGTCCGAACCGATTCTGGCGTCGGAAAGCGCATCTTCCTTCACTCCACTGCCGCGGGCAAAGCGATACTGGCCCACCTGCCCGAATCACGAGTACACGACATCATCGAAACGTGGGGGCTGCCACCAGTGACCAGCTATACGATCACCGATCGCGAGGAGCTCTTGACAGAGTTGGAAACGATCAAAGAACAGGGATACGCCTTCAACCGCGAGGAGAATTTAGAGCGGCTGAACGCCGTGGGAGTTCCCGTGAGAGACCCAGATGGTGGCGTAATCGGGGCGATGAGCGTGTCCGGCCCGTCTCACCGTCTCAAAGGCCAGTATTTCGAACAGGAGATTCCAGACTTTCTGCTCGGGTTGGCGAACGAAATCGAACTGAACCTAGCATATCCGCGCTAAGGGCGCAGAAACGTGACATTCTCGTATCGCCAACCCATTAATTGTGATGTTCGAATGGTATTCTAGTTCAGTACTGATGAACAGCATACAAAATTGTGAAAAACCGCCGCATATACACATTTAGTTCGTGAATCGCCGCTACAGTTCCAGAAGTCGGGAATGTATAACAGAAGTACTGTTGTGATGGAAATGCTCATGAGGGTTGCGAACAGAGAGTAGATACGGATGGCAAACACGAACGAGTCGGAAGACGGCACGCGAGCAGGTCGGCGGAGTAAGGTTCATCGCAAGCTCACGAAGTACGGACTCGACGACATGGGAGAGGAACTTGCCGCACTGTGGACGGCGACGGGCGACGACCATTGGAGTCTGCGGGATTTAGCAGACCGTGCAAATCGGGCGATGCTCAAGCAAGCGATGACTGACGCGGGAATGCAACCCGTCGATGACGAAGTTGCGACAGCGTATCAGGTCTTGACCAACGACGACACGAGCAGCGGGGATAAACTCCGCATTGAACGCCGCCTCAAGCGCCAACAGGTGCCAATTGACGACCTCACCCGTGATTTCGTCTCGTATCAGGCCGTGCGGACGTATCTCACGAAAGTTCGCGGTGTCGAATATGACCGAGACCATGGCGATCGCCTCGAACGGGAATCACAGAACATCCAAAAGCTCCGTGGGCGCACAGAAACAGTCACCCAGAGTAAACTTGCCCAACTCCGTAACACCGACAGACTCTCGCTGGGTGAGTTTCGCGTGATGGTCAGCGTTCGCGTGTTCTGTGAGGACTGTGGCGGCCAGTACGAAGTCGCAGAACTTTTAGACGACGGTGCTTGTGACTGTGAAACGACCGACTGAAACGCCCCGGCGATCGCGTTCTTGAGAGGAGAGCAGAGACGTGTCACATCGAGTGTGCCAAACAGCATCCCAAGGGGGCAGTCTCTCGCTCAAAGTACCCTCAAGACTTAAGATAACTCGCCGTTCAGTGTGTTATAAGAATGAGCGTTGAACAACAAACGAAGGAAAAAGCGAGTATCCACGTTGAAAATATCGGTGGAATTTCTGAAACGGATGTCACATTCTCGCCCGGAGTCACCATTCTTGCTGGTCGAAACGCAACCAACCGCACTTCGCTCTTACAGGCTATCATGGCCGTGTGCGGGAGCGACAACGTCTCCGTCAAGGGCGACGCAGATGAGGCCTACGTCGAACTCACGATTGGGGAGGAAACCTACACGCGTACACTCTCGCGTCACAACGGCGTGGTGAGTGGTGATGGAACCCCACATCTCGAAAATCCCACGCTCGCAGACCTGTTTGCGTTCTTGCTCGAATCGAACGAGGCGCGCAGAGCCGTCGCCCTCGGTGAAGACCTCCGCGAACTCATCATGCGCCCGGTCGATACAGAGGAGATTCAAGCCGAAATCTCTCGGCTCGTTGCAGAGCGCAAGTCGCTCGAAGACGAACTTGCAGAAATCGACTCGCTCAAAGGAAAGCTGCCAGAGCTCGAAAGCGAACGCACGCGCCTCGAAGCCCAAATCGAGGAGAAAAAGGAAGCACTCGAAGCCAAAGAACAAGAGATTGAGACGATAGATGCAGACGTAGAAGAGTCGCGTGAGGAGAAAGAAAAGTTCGAAGAAACGCTCGACAAACTTCGAGGGAAGCGCTCCTCGCTCGATGACGTTCGCTACGACCTTGAGACAGAACAAGAAAGTCTCTCTGCGCTCAAGCAAGAGCAACACGAACTCGAAGACGAGTCACAATCCCTGCCGGACGCGCCGGTCGGTGAAATCAAGGACATCGAGTCAGATATCGAACGATTGCGCGGAAAAAAACAGACCATCGAAAGCGAGCTGACGGAACTCCAGAGCATCATCCGATTCAACGAGGAGATGCTCAACGGGACGAACCGCGAACTGCTCGACGCGCTGAGCGCAGAGCGTGACGGTGATGGGTCGCTCACCGACAAGCTGCTCGAAGCCGACGCAACGACGTGTTGGACCTGTGGCAGTGCGGTCGAAACCGACCAGATAACGTCGACGGTGAGCCAGCTCAAAGATTTAAATCGGCAGAAGATCAGCGCGACAAACGAGATTCAGTCGGATTTAGACGAATTGAAAGCAGAACGGAGCTCCCTCCAGCAAAAACAACAGCAACGCGAGCGGGTCGAACGTCGCCTCGCGGAAATCGAAGACGAAATCGAAGACCGAAACGAGAGCATCGAAACGCTGAGAGAGCGGCGTGAGGCGCTGACCGAAGAAATCGAGCAGATAGAAGAAACGGTCGATGACGTAGAAGACGACTCCTACAGCGAGATTATCGAGGTTCACCGCGAAGCCAACCAGCTGGAGTACGAACTCGGCAAGCTCGAAAACGACTTAGAGCGTGTCGAAGACCAGATTTCGACGCTCGAATCACGCATCAGAGAGCGCGACAGCCTCGTTTCGACCCGCGAATCGGTGCAAGCCGACATCGAAGAGCTACGGACGAAAATCGAGCGCATCGAAGAAGAGGCAATCGAAGGCTTCAACGAGCACATGGACACAGTGCTCTCGATGCTCGATTACGCCAATATCGAACGTATCTGGCTCGAACGTATCGAACGTGAAGTGCGCGAGGGGCGACGGAAAGTCCAAAAAAGCGTGTTCGAGTTGCACGTCATCCGGAGCACGGCCTCCGGTGCAACCTACGAGGACACGGTTGACCACCTGAGCGAAAGCGAGCGGGAGGTGACGGGCCTCGTGTTCGCCCTCGCTGGCTATCTCGCCCACGACGTCCACGAGACTGTCTCGTTCATGTTGCTTGACTCGCTCGAAGCCATCGACTCAGAACGTATCGCGTCGCTTCTCGAATACTTAGACGACTACTCAGAGTACCTCGTCGTCGCGTTGCTCCCAGAGGACGCGGCCGCCGTCAGCGACGACTACCAGCGCATCACCGAAATCTAACGGTTCGCGCTTTTCCCCGTTTTCGGGCACCAATTGGCTAACAACAGTACGCCTGTTATGTATGTCGTGGAGTACGGCCATTTTCGCGGTACTCGCTCCCGTCGTTTAGGAATCGTTCACCATGACGAAATTCTATGAATGAGCGATGTTCAGCTCTATTTCATTGACAATGCTCAACAATAGCTGTGGAAATGTTTCTTCCATCGGCTCTCCTTTCATCCGGTGGCTAGGACCTGAGACAACGCACGCCCCTAGCACTGTTTCATCAGGGTCAGTCATCGGGGCCGCCACCGCGTACAAACCTTTCGTGCTTTCGCCATAGCTGTAGGAAATCCCGCGTTCACGAATCGCTGCGAGTTCTTCAAACAGGGCTTCGCGGTCCGTGATGGTCGAACTCGTGGCTTTCGGGAGCCCCCACTTATCCACGATTGCCTCTACGCGCTCTCGCGGTAGCTGTGAGAGAATCGCCTTCCCCGAAGCGGTTTGGTGGATGTACATCCGAGTCCCCGGCCGCGTTTTCGAGGGAACGCCGTTCTGTCCTTCTTCTCTGTAGAGGACGACCGATTGCCCGTACTCTTCGGTCATGTACTGCGAAACCTCGCCCGTTTTGGCAGCCAGTTCTTGGAGTTTTGGCTTGATAATGTGCGCCCCGGGAAATCGTGAGCGAGTGTGGCCGCCGAGGTCGAGAAATCGGAAGCCCAGTCGGTACTCGTTGCCCGTCTTTGTCACGTATTCGTGGGCGACGAGCGTTGCCAGGTGTTTGTGTGCGGTGCTCTTTGAGACGTCCGCGTGGGTGGCGATGTCCGTGACACGCGCAGCTTCTAACTCCTTTACCGCGTCGATGATGGCAAAGGTCGTATCCAGACTCTTTATCGTCGCTGTTGTCGGGTGACGAGCCGATGTGTTTGCCGGGGCGTCGGTCATGTGTGCTGGTCACACGCACCGACACAAATAATTTACTCATGCGAAACGAACGGATGATTTCGATTCGAGTGAGAGAATATTCTCAGGTTCATGCACCGAAAGTCGCTGAATCGTTTCGTATTGGGTCGCAACGGTCACCAATGGGTTGCCTTCGGCGTTTTCCGCAACGACAGCCCACCGAGCCGGCTCTGTGCGATACGAAGCAGAACGAGCCCTCAGCCGAGCGTGATGAGCACCACGCCGACGACGGTGACGACGGCACCGATGAGC is a window from the Haladaptatus sp. ZSTT2 genome containing:
- a CDS encoding acyl-CoA dehydrogenase family protein, with protein sequence MVDIPTDTVELSEQQRLVRDSIRDICSEFDDEYWRAKDANNEYPQAFVDELAAGGWFGILIPEEYGGVGMGTPETVVMMEEIAASGGGFAAAQAIHGGIYNSVPLVKYGSEAMKTDLLPKVAAGEKAIQSLGLTEPNAGSDSTSIETTAEKKGDEYVINGQKIWISRVDASDYLVVVARTTPKAEVEKRTRGISLFLVDIAEAKAAGQLEMKEIDKTASNAVHAFELWFEGLRVPAENLIGEEDKGFYHLLDGLNEERLVIAAECLGLGELAIDRGVSYARERVVFDRPIGSNQAIQHPLAEAYARVQAAKQLTYSAANIAEKASGREIGAQANMAKFLAADAAFEAADAAVQCHGGFGVAREYNVERYFREARLTRLVPITQELVLNYVGTKVLGLPRSY
- a CDS encoding IclR family transcriptional regulator, giving the protein MPKTPTTTDNIKSVETAFAIMELLAESQQTGVTDIATELELAKSTVHNHLTTLKNLDYVVREGEKYRLSWRFLKLGEEIRDNHPKYRLFQRHTENLASHFEERAQFIVEENGKGVYLFRETGTHAVRTDSGVGKRIFLHSTAAGKAILAHLPESRVHDIIETWGLPPVTSYTITDREELLTELETIKEQGYAFNREENLERLNAVGVPVRDPDGGVIGAMSVSGPSHRLKGQYFEQEIPDFLLGLANEIELNLAYPR
- the rdfA gene encoding rod-determining factor RdfA, which translates into the protein MANTNESEDGTRAGRRSKVHRKLTKYGLDDMGEELAALWTATGDDHWSLRDLADRANRAMLKQAMTDAGMQPVDDEVATAYQVLTNDDTSSGDKLRIERRLKRQQVPIDDLTRDFVSYQAVRTYLTKVRGVEYDRDHGDRLERESQNIQKLRGRTETVTQSKLAQLRNTDRLSLGEFRVMVSVRVFCEDCGGQYEVAELLDDGACDCETTD
- a CDS encoding archaea-specific SMC-related protein — protein: MSVEQQTKEKASIHVENIGGISETDVTFSPGVTILAGRNATNRTSLLQAIMAVCGSDNVSVKGDADEAYVELTIGEETYTRTLSRHNGVVSGDGTPHLENPTLADLFAFLLESNEARRAVALGEDLRELIMRPVDTEEIQAEISRLVAERKSLEDELAEIDSLKGKLPELESERTRLEAQIEEKKEALEAKEQEIETIDADVEESREEKEKFEETLDKLRGKRSSLDDVRYDLETEQESLSALKQEQHELEDESQSLPDAPVGEIKDIESDIERLRGKKQTIESELTELQSIIRFNEEMLNGTNRELLDALSAERDGDGSLTDKLLEADATTCWTCGSAVETDQITSTVSQLKDLNRQKISATNEIQSDLDELKAERSSLQQKQQQRERVERRLAEIEDEIEDRNESIETLRERREALTEEIEQIEETVDDVEDDSYSEIIEVHREANQLEYELGKLENDLERVEDQISTLESRIRERDSLVSTRESVQADIEELRTKIERIEEEAIEGFNEHMDTVLSMLDYANIERIWLERIEREVREGRRKVQKSVFELHVIRSTASGATYEDTVDHLSESEREVTGLVFALAGYLAHDVHETVSFMLLDSLEAIDSERIASLLEYLDDYSEYLVVALLPEDAAAVSDDYQRITEI
- a CDS encoding IclR family transcriptional regulator, whose amino-acid sequence is MTDAPANTSARHPTTATIKSLDTTFAIIDAVKELEAARVTDIATHADVSKSTAHKHLATLVAHEYVTKTGNEYRLGFRFLDLGGHTRSRFPGAHIIKPKLQELAAKTGEVSQYMTEEYGQSVVLYREEGQNGVPSKTRPGTRMYIHQTASGKAILSQLPRERVEAIVDKWGLPKATSSTITDREALFEELAAIRERGISYSYGESTKGLYAVAAPMTDPDETVLGACVVSGPSHRMKGEPMEETFPQLLLSIVNEIELNIAHS